The nucleotide window AGCAGACAGATGCTGTAAACCCCTGCCTCCTTCCCCCCCACACCAAATGTCTCACCAGGAAACCTCCTCCCAAAACCCATATCTGTACCCATGACCAGaagcaggcacagctggcaaGCTGCAAAACCATAGACCTGAATGTATCCTGCCCCAAGCAAGctaaagaagcaaaaagaaaggcTGTGCAAGAGGCAAACTTGCAGTCCCTGCAAGTAGTTTAGGTTTGCTTGGAACAACGTTGTGGTTCTGCAACATGCTAACAGAATGTTTATGTGCATGTATTTTCATGCACATTTAAGGTGTTTAAAGTCAAATGTAGGACTTTAAGTACCATTGTTGCAAAACCTTTGTCTGGGTGTTATAAGACTGACATACTGTGTGCACATGCATTTATAAAACATGTACATGCATTTATACTGCATTGATGCAAGCTTGTAGGGGCGAAATTATGTAGTTGAACTCAGCTTTCTGAACACACTGAGAAGCACACTTTTTTCTCAGATGAGCTGTAACTTATTATCAACTTGAAAATCTCTCTCTGTGTGCATCTGCTTTTGCCAAAAATGAGATGATTTAATATGCAGCTCCTACTCTGCAGACATCCAATTTTTACATCCCTGAGAAAATGAAACCTTTAGCATGTACTATCCTACTGGCATGTATTTACAATCCACTGAGTATTGATTTACTTCTCTGTATGCTGAAATGCCCTGATAAACCTGCTTTGCTCCTACACCTTATATCTCAGAATGCTGTTTCTTGAATGCAAATTATAAAGGCCACTCAAAATTTACAAATCTTGGGAAATGAGCAGTATGGTGAGCTTTTGtggaaaacatgttttctgcaaggaatttgagagaaaaaaaactgaacCCTGAGATAGAAGGAATTTCTACATGACAAAGTCAAGGCAGATACGTGTGCACAGATGGTGGCTGACAGTACCATACTCTCAGGCAGGCTTATTAGTGCAGCCTCACTGCCATGATAACATAGATGTGCTGGATTGGAGGTGGCTTACACTTGTCAGCTGAGAGCGACTCGGCAATTGGTCTCACCCATTTGTGCTGGCATAATTagagagggagggaaattcTGTGTGAGGAGACAGAGGAAAGGAAGCGACAAttacacacattaaaaaaaggaaaaagttatgGTCACGGCCTTGagattttccctttcattttgtAAGGACTCTTTCCCCTCTCTCATGGTTGTTAATCACATCATTTTttgaagacaaaagaaaaaaagcaacataGTGTGTCTCAATGCCATCCCCATGTTATTTGTAGCCTCCACAGGGTCACAGAAAGTGGCTATGTTAGTATGAGATAAATCCTGAGATGTTCTAGCATGCCAGGTAAACTGGAGCCTGTCACAAGGGGTGGCAGGACCTCAGACAGGGCTGGGGAAACATGGGTCATGTACTGGGTACTGGGTCATGCAGCTCTGGTGTTTAGGACAAGGCAGGAGTTTGCATACCTGGATGGGATCCACTGCTTCTGCAGAACCCTCTAGTTGAGCATCACTTCATTTACAGCTactgcagtaaaataaatactacagtatttatttacaccaaaataaaacactttctcTTTCATCTGGGCTCTGAATAAATTGAGGCAGCAAGATTCTCATCCTGTCTGCTCTCCCAAAGGAACCAGAGGGGCACTTTCCCCTGGTCAGACATCCTGGCACTGGTTTTATGCTGAGGCAGTGCCTGGATAGGTTTGACAGATGCACAGTGTTTTGAGACAGAGCTTGCATTCTTAAGGCTGCCAACTGCTCAGAACAGAGCTGAATGATGTGTTTCTCGGCTGCAGCAAAGATGGGAAGTCCCCAGCTTCCTCCAAGCCGTTGGAAGTAATGCATAAGGAAAGGCAATGAACATCCATGAGTTAAATTCCTTACTAATACCTAATTTCTAACCACTGCTCTTTAGCCACACAGTTTAATGATTTTAGGAGAAGATACATGGTATAATTTCCTTCCATTTACAGAACCACTCTACCAGTGGGGACACCAATGCAGAGAGCATTTCATGTTTGTCCAACAAGTGCATGAAATTACAGAACTTGGATGAAGGTCTCAGATCTCTTAAGTCCAAGTCCATCACTCCAGCCACAAGCAGAGCTACATCTAACATTGAAGAGATGTGTGGAACTCACTTCAATTAGCTGCATTGCCAAAACCACAACTGTTCCCCCATAAAACAGTTATTTCTATgataaccaaaaaaaatctaagacaTTCTCATTAAGCTAATTAATATGACTGTTTCTTGAATCCACCCATTTGTGcacatttccaaaggaaaagcaatCCCAGGTAGCTGGGGATATAAACAGATGCCCTTTGCTAAATCAGAGAGTTCCACCTCCCAGTAGTGTATGTGCTTGCTCTGCCCTGTGACCTATACATTAATTGGTTGATACAGGACAGGTGCAtccatatttttaatgaaatatagTGATTTATGGTCAGATTTCAGACTTTATGTTCCAAGATCAAATTAATATACTTTTGAAGGCATCATAGGAGTTATAAAGTTGATAAACTGGTATTAGCAACACAGTTGAAAAGACTTTTCTGATGCATTGTTAGCCTTAAGGCACATACAACAAAGATGTTTATATGTAACCTACATATACAATACAAAGctctagaaaaatattttcctctcagACTTACCCAGAGTGTCACACTGcaattttcagttaaatttaaactacatttaaaattaaagcagtGATCTCCAATGACATATCACCAAGATAGCGCAGCCTGAGGCAGGAGTAGCTCCAATAAATTTGGCCTTTCGGGGGAATTCCACCAAAGGACATTTCCAGGAGTGTGCACTGTGGCTGCATACCTCTGACTTCCAGCAAGCAACAGTTTAGCAGCAGTTTTAGAACAGATGGGCACAATGGCTATGTCTGAGCTTTGCAAGCCAAATCCTACCTGGAAAAAAGAAGCTGTCCTATGTTGATGTATATATCAGAATTTAGGAATGCACACCTATGAAgtttaattcttttaaatttgtttattctttaaaaattttgttattaaaattcTTGGGTTTATTAATACTGATTCATTTTAGAAGAGAGGCAGGTGTAGAACATTAGGTTTCAAAAaccaaattttaatttcaggagGGTTACACGACTGGCTGGTGTTTGGAAGAGACACATGAGCCAAGGGAGCACTCTCCTGCCACACCAGCCCTCCCACAGACTCCCTGTAATGCCTTTACAGCACATTTGACTTGCTCTGACAACTGACCTGCATTAGAGAAATGCTTAGAGATCATCAAATGAAGAAATGTTCATAACTAAAAAGCACTTACTGTAATGAAGCCCCTTAAAAGAGGCTCTGCATGCCACAGCTGATCTCTAGTGTAGATGTAATCGCACTGAATGTTGTGGAGTGTATTTTCATTCCTCTTCTGCATACATTATGTATAATTTTCCGAGTAAAACAACACATCTGTGCGCAGTTGTGAAGATGAGATTTTATGCTAGTCATGGTGGACGAccttcagtttttatttttgcccaggATTCTTACAAATATAAACAAAGTTACAATGCAGCCTCCCACTTTgaccttttaaattttacttttaaaaatagaggTTATATTTTATGCTGCAAATTATGCCTTTCTCTCTTATAATCCCATAAGTCAGATATCACAGTCCCACTTCAATTATGCTAAACTCTTatgttaattttaaatcatGTAACTTAATTCCTGGCAAAGCAGGCTGGTGATTTTCAAAATGTGGTTAATGAAGCAAAGTACAATCTAGATTCTGCTACTGAGATCATCTGAATCCCTTAGGTCGCTGAACATGACTATGGAGAAGCTCTTCTTTACAAAAGTCTGTGTTAGATTttcaaaaaatgaattttaagtGCAGTTAGGGGCTATGAAATTTGAAGTTGAGAGTACAAAGAAGTTGAATTACTTTCACTAGAGCCATAGAACAACAGTGCAGCTAAAACAATTACACTTCTGTGCACATACATGCTTTAAAAGCCTTAACTAGTGTCCTCCCCTGTTAAATCATAAATGCAAACCATACCAGATTTTCAAGATGACAGTCTGGGGACCTGATGTCCATGTCCATAGATGTATGCAAATCAATGTCATTTTCCCTATCATTTGCCGAAACCAAACATTTGCTAATAATTTCTTTCCACTCCCTCCCTGGCTCAAACAATAGCTTTATCTAAGACCTGCTAGTAGATGAAATCTTATGAGACTGTGTAGCTTTTTCAATGCAATTAAAGCTGCCCCCCAAACCTCTGTCATTCTCTGATCAGATAGGCAGAAAGTTTGCCACTAAAATGAACTCAGTGTGAAGCTTAAGTTCTTCAGAGACTTTGTCATTTactaatattaatttatttctctgaattAAAGTATTCATACCAAACTCATCTGTAAATCTGCCTCCATTCTTTATTAGCATGTTGCACTTTTTTCCTCATGTGCTTTTTTGAAAATACTAGTACCACTAGTGTGccattttttctgtctgtaaatTATCAATTAATTAACACACATCCACAACAGACAAGACAATGCAAATATATTGACGCCCAAAGGTTGgtggatatttattttttatttaaatttactgTATTCAATGATCTTCCTATAAGGCAAGAGAGATTCACTCAGGATTTGAGGTTGAATCCAATACTTACAAGAGCAGAGACTCTAGAGGTCAAACCAAGGTCAAACCCAAGGCAGTTTTCACATGACTTAGAAGGTTGCACAGTACAAAATCAAAAATTTCAGAAGGTCATCTTTAATGGTCCTGGGTTGCAAGATGTCGGGTGGAGCCAACAGGAAAACCAGGACGGATTTCTGACAGGGAAGGTGGGAGTCGAGCACCATCCTGTGTTAAAAGGCGGAGATTTTTGTTCACCCGAGGAGAAGCGTGCATGGGTGAGGTCCAATTGCCAGATATCCTCTCCCAAACACTTCTGGGTGTTAACACCTATAAGTCTACCCATGCACAGCAACAGATCACACAAGTAGCAATGTGTGTGTTTACCTGTCCAAGGCATCCTTGCAACTTCTCACTGGTGCTCAGCAAATGCATCTCCCCACACCTCATGCTGATGGATGGCTTTTTGCTTCTCCTCTTTGCTACATGGCCCCAGGGAACAGGACGGTTTAAGCTATGGGTGCTGCTAGCTTCAGACAGCACAACCCTTGCCTTGGGCTGCCCAGTGTACTTTTACCTTTTCCCCTTGGAGTGGCTTGTCCTGCCACCAGGAGAGACATGCAGAACCTGTTTGATTATGCTCTGGAACCATGGAGACTGGaggtggctttttttcctcttctaaggagaaaaatgagGGAGAATCAAGCAGTGAGGGTACCTAGGAAATGGTCTGACCTTTCAATTGGGACCCACAATTATTCCTGTGGAAGGACTGAATCTGTACATCATACTTTGCCTGAGATGAAGGAAAACACAACAATAGTAGCATTAGTTGTGACCAATGGTTGTGAACAGAGGAAAAGGACATTTTACTTGCATCACTTTCTCATCAGGCTGTTTTCTCACCCTACATCGAGGCACTGGAGCAAGATGCACCAAaccatttcagaaagaaaggcGTAGGGGACATCTTTATTGTGGAAGAGCATAGAGATTTTTCCCTATCCATTTTAGAGATTTGGTCTAGTGATGGACTTGGTAGTGTTAGGTTAAttgttggactcaatgatcttagagacCTTTTTCAATAGTTCCATGATCCTATGATTTTGCAGagatttctcctcctcctgggaCACACTGGCCCACCCACTGGGCAAGACAGGTTGCAGGAAGAACTGCATGTTTTGGTCAGGCAGCACttgtgggaggagagggaggggtAGAAggtatcttttccttttcaaaccAGGACTGTGGGATTCTGGACACATCTTCCTCTAGGACAAATCACCAATACACATTACACCACATAAAACTGCACCATGCACCCCATTCCTTGGGCTTGGGGACTACTGGCAAGGCAGGCAGGACAGCAAAACACAGGTAACTTCAGGAAGCTGTGGGGGCAGAACAAGTTTATAGGTTTGGGAGGCAATAGgcacacacaccttctctgTAACAGATtactgggagctgggctgatAACCAGACCCCAGCAGACCGAGAATGGTCACAGCAGTTGCATTGAAGTTGCTTCTCAGTACAGACCTTAGAATATCCCAGGGCCGCCAGGCTGAAACTTAGTCCATTTCACCAAAAAGGAAGACTGCCATGAATATTGTGACCACAGTATGCAGGTATCATATGCATCCATTGTGCgttaaaatcttaattttgttGAATGCAGCAGCTCTCTGAAAGGAGGGTCATACTTGTCAATTCCAGTGCATCAATCAAAATGAGACAGTGGACTGGTCCTTTATAGGCTTACCCAAATCTACTCTGCTcatcagctgagctgctgtgttATTTTTAGTTTGATACATTTGTATTCAAGAGTGTCCTTCAATAAAAAAGTCAGGTCTAAAATTGGCTACAGTCTAATAGtaatcaaaaaaaaccaaaccttgCAACTGAGAACACTgtaaacattttagaaaattagCCAATGATTCTTTATTAATAAGTGacagaaagtaaaaatacactcaaaagtttttttccaaaacccATTTCTAAagcaaacacaccaaaaaaagaaTCACgccactcttttttttcttaaaccatTAAAAGAACATTAGGTAAGCTAATGCAACAGCTGTCTGAGCTACTGCTTCCATAATATAATCCATAATGgtaaaaacagcttttccaggCATTTTAGTGCAATTTATGCTATTTgcaggtctttttttctttgcattctcCATAATTTAGTATCAATTGATATCACTGTAGCTTATAAAATCCCCACTAATTCAAGACAACTCTACTTAGTAGTAACTTCATTTCCTTTCAGGGCTAGTATCAAAGTAGTTGTTTTGAATCCCAACATGATGAGCATCTAGGAGAAGCCTGAAGCTATTCTAGTGCTATACAAGTGGTGATGTATAATTGAACATTAAGTAATCCAAGTAATAGAAGTCATAGGTCAGCTGTCTCTCCTCCTTTGACAATTCCTTTAAATATTGCCTCACTACTTCTGTACTTGTTCTTTCATCAGATGAATGTCTGTCTTTGAATTTAGGGAACTTCAGATTGGCTGGAGCACCTACCAGCTGCAGAAAGTAATTGGCATCTTCTTCCAGGGTTTCAAACTTTCCTATAAAGTCATAGTTGATGAGGCAGGGATAACAGAGCTTACTGACTTGCTCCCAGTGAATGTCCATTCCTACTGGCCGGTGGGAATCCAACAAATACTGGATAAACTCCTTGAACTTAACTCCCGATCCTGTTTTCAGTGCTTCTTCATCTGCATTATGTCTATACTTTTTAATTATTGCCTTCCCAAATACGGGATGGTAATAGCTGTTTGGATGTTCAAACTTATCCCTGAAGGCAGATACCAGTCTTTCCATAGGATCACGTACAAATATAAACTTAGTGTACATGTTCAAGCGTGTGTAGATCCCTTTTAGGTCATAACTGTCCAATTTCCTTAGATGCTTTCCATAGTGCACATCATCATGGGAGATGTTGTTTGCTGAAGCAGCGAGTCCACTGAGCACCATGAGGACCCTTTTCCAGTTGGAGCAGCCTGCTTTTGGCACTTCACAGTACAAAACCTTGTGCCTGTCCTCTACGTAAATTCTTGACACCAGGTGCACCAGGTGGGTTTGCAGCTTCTTTCTGCTGTTGTGTTTCCTACAGAAGCCCTGCAGGAAGGCCCTGCGCTTTTCCTGGGTGCTGTCTATGTCCTGCCACTCACCACCCTTGACAAATGTCTTGTTTAATGGGTGCAGAGCAGGAGGTAAATACACCCCTCTGAACCAGCTGAGAGGGGACTCACTTGTCTTCTGCTGCTCAGGCAGCCGGCTCTTTGAGGAGGCAGCCACCACACCAGAAGGGTCAGCCCTGCCCCGCCAGTGCCTGCTGCTTGAGACAGCCATCTCAGGGTTACTGAGGCCCACAGGAGCACTTCTCCTCCATGCTGCTTTCCTTGGCATCCCCAGAGGCTGGAGTGTGAAATCCTGCAAACATGGAAAGGATCAGAGCTTAGAGCACAGTGACAGTCCAGCCCACTCatgttgcagcagcagcaaggatgGTGGGGTGTGCTCATAAAGCCACACCTGGTACTACAAAGTCCCTTTTAAACCACTTGATCAATACACCTAATTTAGGAACAAGCTGGGCTAATTACTGAAATACATGCTTCTGAACATTACCTGTTAGCACACAGTAGGTCTTCctacaaaaataaatagctCAAGTCACACCTCTTATGAAATCAAAAATGGTTCACATAGAGGGGCTGACAGTCCTGGTAGGGGTGGACAGGCACTTTTCTCTACTGACACATTTTCCCCTGTGACAGCACTGGCACTGGTGGGGTTGCATGGTCATTCTCTGGAGTCCACTGGCACAATCACAGTAACAAATGTTGGATCTACTCCCACTACTGAGACTTGGAgcagcccctgtccccagtggtAGTAGGGGACAAAACCAGGGCCCCTAAACAGTTGACATCAGTTGGTTTGAGCAGGGTGTAGTGACAGACAAAATTGTCCCTCCAAAATGATCATACTCCTACCTGCACACAGAGAGATGATAGAAGTGGATGCACTGGACTGAATGTACGTACAGGTGTCTGTGACAGAGATACCTGCTCCTGAGCTGCTTTCACAGCTGATAAGGAAAAATAGATGCCTTTGGAGCCTATTCCATCTGACATTTAAACATCAACATTTATGACACCAACTAACTAAACATTAACTAGTGACCCTGCAAAGAATGTGAAAAGATGAGACTTTCGTCCTAAACATCTCTCTGTATGTCCCCAGCCATTGTGCAATCCACAAACTTCAGGAACAGTAAAGCTTGCATCTGGTTTGACGTCAGATTCTTCAGAGTCTTGAATCATGCAAGTTGACTGAAGAGTTTCTTGCAATATGGGTATTTCTGCTCACTCATTCCTCAGTGGATTCTCACGTGTCTGCTAAGCcttgtagatttttttctcctgttagTAGGCAAGCCTGCTGCATTGGGACACCTCTACAGCTGCTTATTTTCATTACACATCTGGAGAGGGAGGATGCTGATAAGACAGGTTTTTAAGCATCTTGTAAGTAACAGAAAAATGGTTAGGTGGACAGACAAGGACAGACTACCTGACTGCTTCTATGAACCTAACTTTTTTGGAAATCTACATAAAAAGGCTTTTCTAGCATAAACTGATTAAACATTTACTGGAAAGTTGATCTGTGGACTGGCAGATCATATGTGTAGATTTGGGGGAATAATAAAGTTCATAGGCCAATTCAaataaagctgttaaaaatcaGAGGAATAATGTAAGAAATGGTAATGAAGGGAACACAATTTGAATTCTAGTTTGAAAAAAGCCTATGAAAAAATAAGCAGTTCCAAGAAAAGTTAGCATATGTTGCAGTGTAATAATTTCCcataacaaaaacaaacccagggGATCAGGCTTTTCTGTACTGCTGCAAGCCACTGACAAGCAGGTCTTTATGCCACTGAACTGATTTTTGTATTggtgaaaacaaataaaagaagaaagttGTGCAGGACTTGTATGTCTGTGAGAGAGAAGACATGTTGGTGTTTTTAAAGATGCAAAAGGGTACTTGAATTCATTGGATTTGATGTGGTCAGcttttctaatatattttttaaaaatgtattctgtataatattttattctttaaaacaaatgaaatgtaTGTGTCTAGAGATTTATCCCTTCTGCCCTAGGATGGAAATAATTCAGGAGATAAGTCAGTGTGTAACAACAGAAAGCAGTGCTAGTAATAAACCAGGGTATGACTATGAGCCCAATGGGAGTTTCAGCATCACAGTGAATGGCAAAGTGCCATTCTTACAACTGCAGAACCACAGGCctacaaataatttaaatgtttttaccTTAAAAGGGAAACCTGAAACTTAAAAAGGTGAGATGAAAAATATGGGATACTCAGAAACCAACTACACAATATAAGGCTCAACTGAAGTAGGAATAAAATAGTGACAGTGCTAAAGTGAATAAAGGTTGTAAGTTCATCAGTGCAACTCCGGTGATTTTGAAAATTTAGAAGACAGTCTCCAATGATGCATGGCTGTACTGCTGTTCCCCAATGCAGAGAAAACTC belongs to Vidua macroura isolate BioBank_ID:100142 chromosome 1, ASM2450914v1, whole genome shotgun sequence and includes:
- the CHST9 gene encoding carbohydrate sulfotransferase 9; this translates as MNLRQVFMSVLLFGVAGLLLFMYLQAWIEEQHTESGKKMQQETINQDFTLQPLGMPRKAAWRRSAPVGLSNPEMAVSSSRHWRGRADPSGVVAASSKSRLPEQQKTSESPLSWFRGVYLPPALHPLNKTFVKGGEWQDIDSTQEKRRAFLQGFCRKHNSRKKLQTHLVHLVSRIYVEDRHKVLYCEVPKAGCSNWKRVLMVLSGLAASANNISHDDVHYGKHLRKLDSYDLKGIYTRLNMYTKFIFVRDPMERLVSAFRDKFEHPNSYYHPVFGKAIIKKYRHNADEEALKTGSGVKFKEFIQYLLDSHRPVGMDIHWEQVSKLCYPCLINYDFIGKFETLEEDANYFLQLVGAPANLKFPKFKDRHSSDERTSTEVVRQYLKELSKEERQLTYDFYYLDYLMFNYTSPLV